The following proteins come from a genomic window of Neptunomonas concharum:
- a CDS encoding LysR family transcriptional regulator: MDISLSEIRAFNATVKNGNYTKAASDLGVSQPAITVQIRKIESRFNGALFERINNGVRLTNLGQELHRVTRQYPDLEASIQALAEPERQTQQTIHVATASPLIFMPLFANFYQRFPESQLHIVSGTTTECRKMLLDREVDIGLFPCPLEENSISKLAYHSHHLMAILPLDHPLGNQKQLSVHQLIDYPLIFSKTDAYTQKVVDHAFKEAGLTPFPHIHMDSRYDTCEAVIYGLGIGFSLANDIRPDSRYLMVPIQEAQEEIVEHVVWLKARSGLPSIRNFVQLALENRCAETGKPIP; this comes from the coding sequence TTGGACATATCCCTATCAGAGATCCGGGCATTTAATGCCACGGTTAAAAACGGTAACTACACAAAAGCAGCATCAGATTTAGGCGTCAGCCAGCCTGCTATTACTGTGCAGATACGTAAAATAGAATCACGCTTTAATGGTGCTCTATTTGAACGTATCAACAACGGCGTGCGCTTGACCAATCTCGGGCAAGAACTCCATCGCGTTACCAGACAATACCCCGACCTTGAAGCCTCAATTCAAGCATTAGCAGAGCCTGAACGACAGACCCAACAAACCATTCATGTCGCCACGGCTTCTCCGCTCATCTTTATGCCGTTATTTGCAAACTTCTACCAGCGTTTCCCTGAGTCCCAGTTACATATTGTGTCAGGCACTACAACAGAGTGTCGCAAGATGTTGCTGGATCGTGAAGTCGATATTGGTTTATTTCCTTGCCCTCTGGAGGAGAACAGCATCTCTAAACTTGCTTATCACAGCCACCATTTAATGGCGATTTTACCGCTCGACCACCCTCTGGGTAATCAGAAGCAACTTAGTGTTCATCAGCTGATTGATTATCCCCTGATTTTCTCTAAAACTGATGCTTATACACAAAAAGTAGTCGATCATGCTTTCAAAGAAGCAGGGCTCACGCCTTTTCCTCATATCCATATGGATTCCCGATATGATACGTGCGAAGCGGTCATCTACGGGCTAGGTATCGGCTTTTCTTTGGCAAATGATATCCGCCCCGACTCTCGATATCTAATGGTGCCAATTCAGGAAGCACAAGAGGAGATCGTCGAGCACGTTGTCTGGCTAAAAGCCCGCAGCGGATTACCTAGTATTCGTAACTTCGTGCAACTAGCCTTAGAAAACCGTTGTGCCGAAACGGGAAAACCTATCCCCTAG
- a CDS encoding MerR family transcriptional regulator — MTTYSIGKAAKASGCKVQTIRYYEQIGLVPEPFRTEGNQRYYRQEEVDRIGFIRHARALGFSLAAIKEILTLADMPDHSCKEADAIAKAQITTIEQRIAQLEALKMELTRMVEHCSGGKVANCRVIQVLADHRLCAGQHHDRVD; from the coding sequence GTGACGACCTATTCGATTGGAAAAGCGGCAAAAGCTTCTGGATGTAAGGTGCAGACGATTCGCTATTATGAGCAGATTGGTCTTGTGCCAGAGCCCTTTAGAACGGAGGGAAACCAACGTTATTATCGGCAAGAGGAGGTAGACCGGATCGGCTTTATTCGTCATGCCAGGGCGCTAGGCTTTTCGTTGGCGGCTATCAAAGAGATTCTCACTTTAGCAGATATGCCTGATCACTCCTGTAAAGAGGCAGATGCGATTGCTAAAGCCCAGATAACAACGATTGAGCAACGCATTGCTCAGTTAGAGGCGCTAAAGATGGAGTTAACACGTATGGTGGAACACTGCAGTGGAGGCAAGGTGGCAAACTGTCGCGTGATACAGGTGTTAGCTGATCATCGTCTGTGCGCTGGTCAGCATCATGATAGGGTGGACTAG